A stretch of bacterium DNA encodes these proteins:
- the iolX gene encoding scyllo-inositol 2-dehydrogenase (NAD(+)) has product MNTVLTSLQAPLRVGVLGVGVMGQHHARLYASMPDVDLVGVLDADPQRAAQIASRCGCQPFTQLDALLDEGLDAVSVVVPTADHHAVTLACLDRGIHCLVEKPLASTFRQCQELNAAAASRHLLLMVGHIERFNPAIQALRDIIGYGTLGPIIGISSLRVAPRPPRITDAGIMLDVGCHDIDLLSWLTDRRATEVRATVIGTDATMGADAATIHLEFGLFKSGVAEMSWLYRYKNRRLTVQWEHCTALLDFMKQQLIISNTIGASEVPIMRAEPLRRELTAFLQAIRTDGESPVPGADSLYTLQVIEAAQQSAAMADQPWLPLPSLEHEPAIPAAFPRIDEPLMAMV; this is encoded by the coding sequence ATGAACACCGTACTGACATCGTTGCAGGCACCCCTCCGAGTCGGGGTCCTGGGGGTCGGGGTGATGGGACAACACCATGCCCGGCTGTATGCCTCCATGCCCGACGTCGATCTGGTCGGGGTCCTCGATGCGGATCCCCAGCGTGCCGCGCAGATTGCATCACGATGCGGCTGTCAGCCCTTCACGCAACTGGACGCGCTCCTCGATGAGGGTCTCGACGCGGTCAGTGTCGTGGTCCCCACCGCCGACCATCACGCGGTGACCCTCGCCTGTCTGGATAGGGGCATCCACTGTCTCGTGGAAAAGCCCCTGGCTTCGACTTTTCGGCAGTGCCAGGAACTCAATGCCGCCGCCGCGAGTCGCCATCTCCTGCTGATGGTGGGGCACATCGAGCGTTTCAATCCGGCGATTCAGGCCCTGCGGGACATCATTGGCTACGGCACGCTGGGACCCATCATCGGGATTTCTTCCCTGCGGGTCGCGCCTCGTCCGCCCCGCATCACCGATGCCGGCATCATGCTCGATGTTGGCTGTCACGACATCGACCTCCTTTCCTGGCTCACCGATCGCCGGGCGACCGAAGTCCGGGCGACCGTCATCGGCACCGATGCCACCATGGGGGCAGATGCCGCGACCATTCACCTGGAGTTCGGACTCTTCAAGAGTGGTGTTGCGGAAATGAGCTGGCTCTATCGGTACAAAAACCGACGTCTCACGGTGCAGTGGGAGCACTGCACCGCCCTGCTCGACTTCATGAAGCAGCAGCTCATCATCAGCAACACCATCGGCGCGAGCGAAGTCCCGATCATGCGGGCGGAGCCTCTGCGCCGGGAGCTCACGGCGTTCCTGCAGGCGATCCGCACCGACGGAGAGTCGCCAGTCCCGGGAGCCGATTCCCTCTATACACTGCAGGTCATCGAGGCGGCTCAGCAATCGGCAGCCATGGCCGATCAGCCCTGGCTTCCGCTCCCCTCACTGGAGCATGAACCGGCCATCCCGGCGGCGTTCCCCCGCATCGATGAGCCCCTCATGGCTATGGTGTAA
- the lpxD gene encoding UDP-3-O-acylglucosamine N-acyltransferase, which produces MNTTATYTVAELAQLVGATLHGDGSQRVTGVASLDSARPGSVIFAERERDVPRALSSSAAAVVTSLIPGPVTSPAILETTQVRRTFAQICQLLFPGFPMEPVGIHPTAVIDPGAHIGAGVAIGPRVVIHAGVSVGARTVLRAGVVLDEGAVIGEDCYLFPGVVVGRDCRIGHRCVIHPNAVIGGDGFGFTDGFDAALKQPQFGKVVVGDDCEIGACTTIDRGTLDDTVLGDDVKLDNLIMIGHNCQLGNHIRMAAQCGLAGGVIIEDYCVIAGQVGFQNRVRVGRGSLVGGQAGVTRDVAPGSQVWGLPARNHRDVLKELVLLQRLPDIVQRLESAEQLLRQLVPTGTSHDDESGPDLA; this is translated from the coding sequence ATGAACACCACTGCGACCTACACGGTCGCCGAACTGGCCCAGCTTGTCGGCGCGACCCTGCATGGCGATGGGAGCCAGCGGGTCACAGGCGTGGCAAGTCTGGATTCGGCCCGACCCGGCAGCGTGATTTTTGCGGAACGGGAGCGGGATGTCCCCCGGGCCCTTTCGTCCTCCGCCGCGGCGGTCGTCACGAGTCTGATCCCGGGGCCGGTGACCTCGCCCGCCATTCTGGAAACAACCCAGGTCCGGCGCACCTTCGCCCAAATCTGCCAGCTGCTCTTTCCCGGATTTCCGATGGAGCCAGTCGGCATCCACCCGACTGCGGTCATTGATCCTGGGGCGCACATCGGTGCCGGGGTCGCCATCGGTCCGCGGGTGGTGATCCATGCGGGGGTCTCGGTCGGTGCCCGGACTGTCCTGCGCGCCGGGGTGGTCCTGGATGAAGGAGCGGTCATCGGCGAGGACTGCTATCTCTTCCCCGGTGTTGTGGTGGGTCGGGACTGCCGGATCGGACATCGCTGTGTGATCCATCCCAATGCGGTCATCGGCGGCGATGGCTTCGGATTCACTGATGGCTTCGATGCCGCGCTGAAGCAGCCCCAGTTTGGGAAAGTGGTCGTGGGAGATGACTGTGAAATCGGGGCCTGCACCACCATCGATCGGGGCACCCTCGATGACACAGTCCTCGGTGATGACGTCAAGCTCGACAACCTCATCATGATTGGCCACAACTGCCAGTTGGGGAATCACATCCGGATGGCCGCCCAGTGCGGGCTTGCTGGCGGCGTGATCATCGAAGACTACTGCGTCATTGCGGGTCAGGTCGGCTTCCAGAACCGAGTCCGGGTGGGCCGGGGCAGTCTGGTAGGCGGGCAGGCCGGGGTCACCCGCGATGTGGCCCCAGGGAGTCAGGTCTGGGGGCTCCCGGCCCGCAATCATCGCGATGTCCTCAAGGAGCTGGTGCTGCTGCAGCGCCTGCCGGACATCGTGCAGCGCCTCGAGAGCGCTGAGCAACTGCTGCGACAGCTGGTCCCGACCGGGACATCACACGACGACGAGTCAGGGCCGGATCTCGCCTGA
- the lpxA gene encoding Acyl-[acyl-carrier-protein]--UDP-N-acetylglucosamine O-acyltransferase: protein MGIHPLAVVSPKATLGEGVEVGPFAYIADNAELGSGCVVMSHATVLGGTRLGAECVVHQGAVIGGDPQDRKFGGQQTFLEIGPRTIMREYVTISRATKDGQATRIGSDCMLMTSCHVGHDCYIGNHVTIANAVAIGGHVEIHDRATIGGLSAIHQFVHIGTMAMVGGDSGLNQDAPPFMITSGPVPAVVFGLNSIGLQRNGISASTRQHLKTAFRYLYRSQLTMREAVEQIKTTLPLEPEIAELLKFIATSRRGLSGGSQQRHAGSGAGSVSVTAGEASTQDSQSEPAARVVVS, encoded by the coding sequence ATGGGCATCCATCCACTGGCAGTAGTGAGCCCAAAGGCGACCCTCGGTGAGGGGGTTGAGGTCGGGCCCTTTGCCTACATCGCTGACAACGCGGAACTGGGATCCGGGTGCGTGGTGATGAGCCACGCGACCGTGCTGGGCGGCACCCGTCTGGGCGCTGAGTGTGTCGTGCATCAGGGGGCGGTCATTGGGGGCGATCCGCAGGACCGCAAGTTCGGGGGCCAGCAGACCTTCCTGGAAATCGGACCCCGCACCATCATGCGGGAATACGTCACGATCTCCCGGGCCACCAAAGATGGCCAGGCGACGCGCATCGGCAGCGACTGCATGTTGATGACCAGCTGCCATGTCGGACACGACTGCTATATCGGCAATCACGTCACCATCGCCAATGCGGTGGCCATTGGTGGACATGTGGAGATCCACGACCGCGCCACCATCGGTGGCCTGAGCGCCATTCATCAGTTCGTACACATCGGCACCATGGCGATGGTTGGCGGCGACAGCGGCCTGAATCAGGATGCCCCCCCCTTCATGATCACCAGTGGCCCCGTGCCCGCCGTCGTCTTTGGACTGAACTCGATTGGCCTGCAGCGCAACGGCATCTCCGCCTCGACCCGCCAGCATCTGAAAACCGCCTTCCGGTATCTCTATCGCTCCCAGCTCACGATGCGCGAAGCGGTCGAGCAGATCAAAACCACCCTGCCACTGGAGCCGGAAATCGCCGAGCTCCTGAAGTTCATCGCCACCAGCCGGCGGGGACTCTCGGGCGGCTCCCAGCAGCGTCATGCCGGCTCCGGGGCCGGATCGGTGTCAGTCACCGCGGGCGAGGCCAGTACACAGGACAGCCAGAGCGAGCCCGCCGCGCGGGTCGTCGTGAGTTAG